A window of Zingiber officinale cultivar Zhangliang chromosome 5A, Zo_v1.1, whole genome shotgun sequence contains these coding sequences:
- the LOC121980100 gene encoding uncharacterized protein LOC121980100, with protein sequence MAAENVEMQQAQHVPASSAPIGNVSINHGEKPEKFTGVNFKRWQQKMFFYITTLGLTRILTEETPKVVKGVDEVNTLLLIDKWNDSEFLCRNYIINNLADSLYLVYCEMKTAKELWESLDKKYKSEDVGAKKFIVGRFLDYKMSDLKSVISQVQELQATVKANVIEHGQSSKRKHPKSSMTQPKGQNIKKKFLGKCYNCDRMGHKASDCKRPKKKKPKTNLAGEQNMDLCAVISEVNLIGSNPRQ encoded by the exons ATGGCGGCAGAAAATGTTGAGATGCAACAGGCTCAACATGTGCCGGcctcctccgccccgattgggaatgtgtcaatcaatcatggggaaaaaCCAGAAAAATTCACAGGAGTGAATTTCAAGCGGTGGCAGCAGAAAATGTTCTTCTACATAACCACGCTAGGTCTGACACGTATCTTGACCGAGGAAACTCCCAAGGTTGTTAAGGGTGTAGATGAGGTGAACACTCTCCTTCTGATCGACAAATGGAACGATTCTGAGTTCCTCTGTCGAAACTACATCATTAACAATCTTGCCGACTCACTCTATCTTGTGTATTGTGAGATGAAAACggcaaaggaactgtgggaatCTCTGGACAAGAAATATAAATCAGAGGATGTTGGGGCAAAAAAGTTTATTGTTGGTCGTTTCCTGGACTATAAGATGAGTGACTTGAAGTCTGTAATcagtcaagtccaggagcttcaa gctactgtaaaAGCCAATGTTATTGAGCACGGACAAAGCTCAAAACGGAAGCATCCAAAATCTTCCATGACGCAACCCAAAGGACAAAACATAAAAAAGAAGTTCTTAGGGAAATGCTACAATTGTGATCGTATGGGTCACAAGGCTTCAGACTGTAAAAGGCCAAAGAAGAAAAAGCCTAAGACCAACCTGGCAGGAGAACAGAATATGGATCTCTGCGCTGTGATCTCTGAGGTGAACCTAATAGGTTCCAATCCTCGGCAATAG
- the LOC121982166 gene encoding mitochondrial outer membrane protein porin of 36 kDa-like: MGPGLYFEIGKKARDLLYKDYQTDQKFTVTTYTSNGVAITASGTRKNDLLSGEIHSQIKNKNIIFDVKTNSNSNVTTTITVDEVATPGLKAIFSYVLPDQKSGKVEVQYLHDYAGVNASIGLTTNPVINLSGVIGSKTFAVGSDVAFDTASGNFTKCNAGLSITNQDLIAALTLNNKGDSLSASYYHIVKPLTNTAVGGELTHHFSSNENTLTFGTQHVLDPLTTVKARFNNYGMASALIQHEWKPKSFLTISGEVDTKAIEKSSKVGLSLVLKA; encoded by the exons ATGGGTCCAGGTCTCTACTTCGAGATCGGCAAGAAGGCCCGAG ACCTTCTCTACAAGGactaccagaccgatcagaagtttACCGTCACCACTTATACTTCTAATGGAGTT GCTATTACGGCTTCAGGTACAAGAAAGAATGATTTACTTTCAGGGGAGATACATTCTCAGATAAAGAACAAGAATATTATTTTTGATGTGAAAACAAACTCAAATTCCAAT GTCACAACCACAATTACTGTTGATGAAGTTGCAACCCCAGGGTTGAAGGCAATTTTCAGCTATGTTCTCCCTGACCAGAAGTCGGGCAAG GTTGAGGTTCAATACCTGCATGACTATGCCGGAGTTAATGCAAGTATAGGATTGACAACCAATCCCGTGATCAACCTTTCTGGTGTGATTGGCTCCAAAACTTTTGCAGTTGGTTCTGATGTGGCATTTGATACTGCGTCTGGGAATTTCACCAAGTGCAATGCTGGTTTGAGCATCACCAATCAGGATCTTATTGCTGCCTTAACTCT GAATAACAAGGGTGATAGCTTGAGTGCTTCTTATTATCACATAGTCAAACCTTTAACCAACACAGCAGTGGGTGGAGAGCTGACCCATCACTTCTCGAGCAACGAGAACACTCTCACCTTCGGAACACAGCATGTTCTGGACCCTCTGACCACAGTCAAGGCACGCTTCAATAACTATGGCATGGCTAGTGCACTTATCCAACATGAGTGGAAGCCCAAATCTTTCTTGACCATCTCAGGTGAAGTTGACACTAAGGCCATTGAGAAGAGTTCTAAAGTTGGCTTGTCATTGGTGCTCAAGGCTTAG